The Brassica oleracea var. oleracea cultivar TO1000 chromosome C6, BOL, whole genome shotgun sequence genome includes a region encoding these proteins:
- the LOC106299054 gene encoding uncharacterized protein At4g04775-like isoform X2 encodes MGQDYSYSQPSSSEVSLTWLLQEEADVYADEAQSRLNLQVPVQYVPQPDVEEGIPKTCYCGGDPVVATSYTPRYPGRRYFTCQNVDDDDCHVWKWWDVAVTEELSDIQTQLRQLKDQGNESEEKVVKLKETVCELAKKNSGVTTGFHLLCCLIGGLVIALLLMCLPGAGSKA; translated from the exons ATGGGCCAAGATTATAGCTATAGCCAACCGTCGTCTTCAGAAGTGAGTTTAACTTGGCTTCTTCAAGAAGAAGCAGATGTGTATGCCGATGAAGCTCAGAGTAGGTTGAACCTTCAAGTCCCTGTTCAGTACGTTCCTCAACCTGATGTCGAAGAAGGAATCCCGAAGACATGTTACTGTGGTGGTGACCCTGTAGTCGCAACATCTTACACACCGAGATATCCAGGGAGAAGGTATTTCACATGTCAGAACGTAGACGACGACGACTGCCATGTTTGGAAGTGGTGGGATGTGGCCGTTACGGAGGAGTTGAGTGACATTCAGACACAACTTAGGCAGCTCAAGGACCAAGGTAACGAGAGTGAGGAGAAAGTGGTTAAGCTTAAGGAGACAGTTTGTGAGCTAGCTAAGAAGAATTCAGGGGTTACCACGGGCTTCCACTTGCTTTGTTGTTTAATTGGTGGTCTCGTAATAGCTCTCCTGCTTATGTGTCTGCCGG GGGCAGGGTCCAAAGCTTGA